From the Flavobacterium galactosidilyticum genome, one window contains:
- the mtgA gene encoding monofunctional biosynthetic peptidoglycan transglycosylase yields the protein MATKITSKKTKQPVTKESTSFMSKLSHFLFKALLWFLGISLFFVVLFKFVPVPFTPLMVIRAIENKTAGKELHFSHDWEPIKNISMNLQKAVIASEDGTFLTHNGFDFKAMQKAYKGNERGRRIKGGSTISQQTAKNVFLWQGRSYLRKGLEAYFTVLIEIIWGKERIMEVYLNSIEMGDGVYGAQAATQHWYRKDATNLTPIQAAGIAAILPNPRKFKATSSSSYINNRKSKIVRIMRTVGKIEY from the coding sequence ATGGCAACGAAAATAACCTCAAAAAAAACAAAGCAACCCGTTACAAAAGAATCGACCTCTTTTATGAGCAAATTATCTCATTTTTTATTCAAAGCATTATTGTGGTTCCTTGGGATCTCCTTGTTTTTTGTCGTGCTTTTCAAATTTGTTCCTGTTCCATTTACACCTTTGATGGTCATTCGGGCTATCGAAAACAAAACGGCTGGCAAGGAATTACACTTTAGTCATGACTGGGAACCAATTAAAAACATATCCATGAATCTTCAAAAAGCGGTAATAGCTAGTGAGGATGGAACTTTTTTGACACATAACGGTTTTGATTTTAAGGCAATGCAAAAAGCTTATAAAGGAAATGAAAGAGGTCGAAGAATAAAAGGTGGAAGTACCATATCACAACAAACGGCAAAGAATGTATTTCTTTGGCAAGGACGCAGTTATCTTAGAAAGGGGTTAGAAGCTTATTTTACTGTTTTGATTGAAATCATTTGGGGCAAAGAACGCATCATGGAAGTGTATTTGAATAGTATTGAAATGGGCGATGGTGTTTACGGAGCGCAAGCAGCAACACAACATTGGTATCGTAAAGACGCAACTAATCTAACACCAATTCAAGCTGCAGGAATAGCAGCAATTTTACCTAATCCAAGAAAATTTAAAGCGACAAGCTCCTCTTCGTATATTAATAATAGAAAGTCTAAAATTGTTCGAATAATGAGAACTGTTGGGAAAATTGAGTATTAA